The genomic segment CACTTGACCATATCAGAACAAGCTTGTTCCCCTCCGACCCTGAAGTAAATACTAGTTTTGCAACTGCCTGGTTCAAAGTCATGTCATTCTCACTCTATCCCTGCTCTTCTCAAAGAGATCTCATCATTGGCCTGCTTTGCTAGCTAACATACTTCACTGCCTTTGAGGCCCTCACGGCAGCACTGAACATTAACCTGGGCTCAAGCAAGTTGGAAGGAAGGGCAAGGTCACTATACTACTGCCCTGGGAAGCAATCCTGGGGGAATTTCACCCTGCCTACAAGAGTCCAGCAAGCAACACTTTGCTCAGCTGGGAGGTCTCTCCCTGCAAACGATCGTTAAAGGGAAGCAGTATCATGTGCCCTGCTCACAGCATCCTTATTGAGAACTAGTGTTTCCAAGCAGTACTAGGGCCCAACCACATGAATAGCAAAGCAGAGGTGCAGAACCGTTGTGCCCACTTTCCTCTGCAACCATGAGTCTGTTACAGTTGCACAATGGGATGGACTAGGAAATATGTGAGAGGTGCTGGATATTTCCCGGCAGACCCAGTGTTGTCCCTAATGCTCTCTGAAGCACAAGACATCTGGCCAAATCCCTGGTCAGAGCCCTGCAGATCCTGAGGCCTGAGCCCAGGTGTCTCCAAAGCAGTGCCCCTACAGGGCTGCTCCCTCCAAGCAGAGATACAGCCCTGTCCTGGCTCCAGTCCCATTCTAAGCTGTCAGCACTGCAGGACTGGTGGGCTCTCAGTCCCTCATCTGGCAGCTTTTCCCCTGACTGGACTCTCAATGTATTCTTTAACAAAATTCTGCATGTCTGTGCTTGCACACATTTATAATGCTACAGTGGCCTAGGAAAATAAAGAgttttgtacaaaaaaaaaaaggtatagaTTATCCACTATGAAGTTGACATCTAATAACAAAACTTGGTTACACATTGAAAACTGACCAAGGAAGACTATGAGTCTGTCCCATTCACGCACTTGCTCTGGAGTTGCCATATGCCTACGgccaaaaaaatccacaatgAGGGCTACTGTATAACCATATGGACACACTATAAAGCTAGCAAAAAAGTGTGCAAAGCTGTTGCAAGTTGTAACTAGATTTTACAGGGTTTGTGGTCACCTCAGTTACACAACAGAGGTaaatctgttaaattatgcTGCTTCTTCATAAAAACAAATTCAAGCTTTATGGAGGCTTAGAAGATTTTGATAGGATGGACTCTCAACCACCACCAAAGTTAAGATCTGTCCCCATATTGAGGTCTATAGAGATGGTATGAAAGTTTCCAGCCTTAAAACATAACTATCTTACCCTGTagaaagaggaaagcagctaTTAATAGGAACAATCCCATCAGAAAAATCTAAACATAGGCATAAAGGATAGgcagattaaaagaaaaaaaaaagaagaggcaaGACTTTTGAGAGACTATTTATTCCAATTTGCCTTTCCATGCCCTAAAGCAGACTTCTTAAGCAGTTATGCCTTCTTCAGTCACGTCCTACTTCTGACGTCTGAACATGGAGATAGATGGTTTTGGTCTTTGGAACACTTTTCCTGTAAGAATATTAAGATATGAGCAGCAAATCAGGAATGAAGTTGTTCATTGAGCACATAACTTCAAGTTCTTCATTTGCTCTTCCTCTATCCCAGTGAAAATGAGCATCTAATCCTCTAGGTTTGCTCTGGCTCCTTAGTAGATACTGGTGCTTCACTCATCATAGAAGTAGCTGCTACCAAGATTATCCTTTTTCTGTTCCACTGTTAGTTATTTTGAAGCACAAATAACATTTATAACAGTGTTACACAGAGACTGGTGCAGTTGTTATTCACAGGCTAGTAAAGGACTACATGGCCTGTTTACAGATATCTAGGCAGACAAATGGTAAAGAGAGTACAAAAACTCTCCAGCTAGAGTCTCAGAATTAATTAGCAACTTCCCTGGGCTTCCCCAAAGAGCTTTTGACAATGATTTTGCACAATTTTGAGTTAAAGCTGTGAAGAACTCATCATCCTGACTCACCTGTGAAagttttcaacatcttcaacagTCTCAGGCAAAACTCTTCCTTTAGTTTCAGGTAGAAGCAACACCAATCCACCCGCAATCAAGCCAAGAACCGCTTCAAATTGAATAGATGTACATATATGTTGGCATACATCAACCTCCAGCATATACACCACGTTCTACTCCCTGACACAAGGgattcttttacttttttcttcacacaGGGTGTGTATCAAGGGTAAATGTAAAACTGTCATGCCGATTCTGGAGGATGTGGTTGCCATGTGGAGACAGCAAAGTTCAGCTGTGACTCGTGCTCTGAACTAGGGCATCTTAGACTGGGTAGGTAATTCTTCCTCTATAGAGGAAAGAATCCTTTCTAGTGCGACAGTATGCCAGGAAACACATTGAACTTTTCTGCTATCCACATAAGAAAATACATATACAAGggattatatattatatataatatataattatatataatatattttatatatatatattgtatATATTATATACAACGGGATAAAAGAAATTATCAGTGGAAAAATTTATCCACTTTGTTCTTTGGTGTCTATGTCTGTGGTAGTTTAACCCCAGACAGTAACTAAagaccacacagctgctcactcattCCTCCATCCTCCACACCCTCCAACCACTGTAGGATAGGGAGGAGAactggaacagaaaataaaactcataggttgagataagaacaatgTAATAACTCAATTAATAaacattattattaataatgatGACAACAGAGATACACAAAACCCAAGTGATGCccagtgcagttgctcaccacctgctgaccgATGCCCAAGCAGCGATCCACCCCTCCCCGTCAGCTCTCACCAATTTATATCCTGGGTGTGACATTCTGTGGGATGAAATAGCCCTtgggctagtttgggtcagctgtcctggccatgctccctcccagcttcttgttcaagccagcccactcactggcagggcagggtgagaagcatcaaaggccttgatgctgtgcagcactgctcagccataaccaaaacatccctgtgttatcaacactgttgtCAGCACAAATCCCAACCACAACCCCGTACcagctgctaggaagaaaattaactctactgCAGATGAAGTGAGGACAGTATTTCAAATCTACTAATCATCCTATCTGTTAAAACCTGCAAACTGCCAttcctgacatttttttctataaatgtAAGTGTGCTGATCTAAAGATTCAGGAAAGCTTTGCAGAACCTAAGAATTCAGGTCACTAGTCTGCACAAGTGTAATAGCCACACTTGTACTCCATTAAATGGGCAATTGGGCGAAGTTCTAGGTTTTGGCTCCTAGACAATATACTTCACAGAAGAGCAGTAACTCATCAGATTTGAATACATCAAATATTAATCCCATCAAAATGTTTCTTGTCTCCTAGCCATCTAGGAGACATTGAACCTGTATTTATCACTAACTTCCTTTAAAATGCAAGGAACAATCATAAGGGCAAAGGAGACATAAATGCATAAACAAGCTTCAGGTTGTTACACATTGAAGGTTATGGCTTGTATAGACAGGTAAGAGCTTCTGTTGAACTTGGAACAACTGCTCCAGTGGCTTTTCCCTCCCTCTGAAACTCAGGCCCCACTGCTTCACCTCAGGAATGGCCAGTAAGGAGGTAAGGTGGCACTTACTGAAGACTATCAGTGGCAGATCAGGCCAGACTTCCACCAGTCTGTAGACAATGAATGGGACGATCATTCCACCAACATCACACAAGGAAGAGCAGACCATCACTCCAAGATTCCTGATTCAACAGCAAAGAGATCACGTTAGTGTCAGAGTACTGCCAATGGAAGGTGACAGATCACAACTCTGACCCTTGTGCAGGACAAATCCAAGCACCACATGACACCTCAGATCTCTCATCAACCCTGATTGTCTCcgcattttcctttatttcttattGATTAAGGGAATTAATTAATGACTTAATATTTTTCTAGTTATATATcattagaaaataattatttgataATATATTATTCTAGATTAAAAATATAGCATAGATAGAATGTTATGTATTACATAATTATTAATCGATTGCTGTTTCATAATTAACTAATacgaagggggggaaaaaagtcacaTTTCCCTTTGTCATGAGTTTTCATCTGCCTTAAAATacaattgttttctttattaagCTACACCTTTTCAAAATTTTTTACTCCATCTACTTTATACTCAATAGTACTCACATAGCTCAAGTATTTGAGGATAATATAGCATAAAATGTAATATACACACCAGCCTCAACTATTTGTTTCCAAGCCAAATGCCAATAAGGAGGAGGATGCACCTACCTGATGTATGTTGGATACAGTTCAGTGTTTACAAAGCAAACCATTTCAAAAGCCATTGTGATTCCCATTCTCCCAATGCAAGCAGTGACCACTTTTAACCAATGGATatctgcagagaaatgcattcagACATTTAGCAGGTGTCAGTCAATACACCAGTGTCTTTTTAGGGGGATCTCCGATTCTATGTCACTCGATGTTTTTAATGGGTCTTGTTTCTCCTGTGTGaatgagggaaggagaaacagtcaTCACCACGTGAGCTATGGCATGGAGACCCTCCCAAAGCAGCAGTGGAGACCCAGGTGCTTTGAAATTTATTGCTAGCAGTCCTACAAAATTGACCTCATTTCACTTCCGCAACACAAGGAGCATCACTAAAAGTCAGAGAGACGGCATCCAATGGCAGAGGCACGGGTTTGCAACATCTTTGGGGCTGGACCttagggaaagggaaaaagctaGGTGCTGTCCCCCAGGGGCAGAGGTGAGAAGGTATTACAAGGCCAAACAATGCTGGGATGTGGAACTGCAACAGGGTCCAATGCCAGCTTAGGGAGGTGTAACAAAGTTGTGGTAAGGTGGAGGTAGATCTCTCCAATAACGAATGATAGGATAAGAGAAAATGCATTcgagttgcaccaggggaggtttagtttgAACAttaggaagatttttctttcaccaagagggttattaagcattgggaCGGACTGCCctgggaggtggtagagtcaccatccctagagatattcaaaacatgCACGCATGAGGTGCcaagggatatggtttagtggtgggctcaACGGTGTTAGGTTAgcggttggactcgatcttaaaggtgtttttcaACTGAAATGGTTCTCTGGTGGGCCCTCCTGCAGGTGACTCACCGTCTGGTATGAGGGCTGTGACAaggcaggcagccccagccaccaagtttgctgcagcccaggggtAGCGCCGCCCGATGCGGTCGATGCTGATGATGATGAAGGCGGCAGCTGGGAATTCCACAAGCGCAGAATAGAGGAAATCCAGGTACATGTTCTCAGAAGCTACTCCCATGTGCATGATGAGCCCCTGGTAGAGGACAGAGCTTGTGAACCTAGGCAGAGAACAACATCGCAGCTTTGTTAATCAGAGAACACGGGTCTGTGTCCCACTGGAGCCTTCAAAACCAGAGCTTCTAAAACAGTTCTTCAATATTATCTCCTTACCAGTTATACATCAAAATTAACGTGTTTTTTCTCATCTGTGGTGTCTTGACAAGGTCAGTGATTGAAGGACTCTGCTTCCCACCATCTTCCTCTTCAAATGTAATATCCTGTGGGAGAGATAGTGCAAGCTATAAAATACAGTAAGTTTCTACTGGGAAGAACCGATGGAGGGGACTAGCATGATGTTTACTTATACACATAAGCAAACCCTGAGCTTACCTCAAAGTGGGAAGGCGTCTTTTTCCGATTTATTTTAGCCATATTTCTGACAATTTTCATAGCTTTGTCATTTTTCCCTTGAGATATCAGCCACCTAGGAGATTCTGGAAGGCACCTACAATGCAAGTGAATCCTATTATATGCCAACACATGAAGTCCATATAGTGCTCTCACGTATGCAGACTACGGAGAGAGCACTTAGGTTGAAAAGAGGCaggtgggatttttgtttggggcttttttgtgtCATACTCCCATCCACTTCCACCACCATCTCCTGCCCCATCAGAGAAAGTAACAATACTGAAATGGGAGGAGAAGTAGTTGTGGTAGCAGCTTTAGTCAGAGGTGAGTTTAGAGATAAATCAGGGAAGGGGTTTGAGTGAGATTAGTGTTATTTCATTCAGTCCTTTTCACCATAAACTGTCTTCCCAGGGAGCTATTTTCTAGTTGTGCCACCACAAGTTAAGAAGAAGTAAACAAGCTAGAATTGGCTTACCAATTTGCAAATATGGAAAAAGGAAGACAACGAATCTCTTCCTACTATTCCTAACTTCTTGACCCATCCAGACAATTTCCCAAATCCAAAGCACtcaaactgaaaaatatcaatcaaaaataaagatgaatcCACGTGCCTTCTTTTGGTTGGACCGCAAAAAGATGCaacttttttcattaaaagaatatgtaaacaacctgttGGAGTTCTGTTAGCATTCAGTGATCTCTCAGCAACCTTTCCAGTTTAGGATCCACTAGATTATGTCAAGGCATTGCTTTTCCTTAACAAAATACTTCACAAAGATAATTTATGATCCTAAACCACTTGATTTCTCAACATCGTCTTTCTTTTGAACAAAAGCCAGCTTCTtatttccctctcctttttgCTGTGTACCTCCTCTTTGCACTAAGGTGCGCACAACCGAAAAGTAGTGTCAAATCTTGCTCAGTATCAAGCCTTGAGAAGCGGATGAAGCTGGGGTTTGGTTTGTGGGCAGGGCAGAGGTACAATGAAAGCCCGTTTACCAGTAGTAGAGTAGGAAGAAGCAGCTCGGCAGGGTGACAGTGAGCTGCAGCCACCGCCAGTAAGGAATGGCATAAGCAATGGCATCAAAGACCAGGAGACCAACGGAGAAGGCTGTCTGGTAGAGGATGCCCACTGTTCTCCGGTACTTTGGGCCCACAACTTCTGTCACTGTAATCAGAAAGAGGGATGAGTGAATGACAGCTCAGCCACGACTGCTCAGCACAAAAGTAACTTGCTCTGCAGTGAATTCTGGAACAGCACCCTGAAGAAACCTTCTTGGTAATCCTGGGCTTCCTGGCATAAaggctccaaagaaacataCCCTGGTGCTTTGCAGACAAATGCTCATTGTCACCCAAACTCTCAGCAAAGGAGAAAACGCTGCTCCTGCTCTCACACTGACCTAAGGCATCCAGTACTGTCCTCTGTCACAGAAAACTCTTGAGGAAATCAAACATTCCTCAAAGTGTACAGATGACTCACAGTAAAGCCTAACATCAACCTCCTTAAGTCCAACCCAACATGTCTCCAACCCTATAACAAACCATCATATTTTATTCTCTAAGAGCAGCCTTTCAGCCTGTGTCTCACTCTAAGTATGTAAGAAACACTTGTGCCATGAGATGGCATAAAGCTTCCTGGTCACCATGGCTTCACGACTCATCTGCACTTTGCAACTGCATGTCGCAAGAAGAGACCTACATTGTAAGTCTTGTTAATACCAAGATAAAAGTAGCTATTCCACCAGGCTGGCACAAATATGCTCACAATTCTGATTTTGtgatttcaaaaaagaaaaccaattagaaaaagaaaagaaagcagc from the Colius striatus isolate bColStr4 chromosome 2, bColStr4.1.hap1, whole genome shotgun sequence genome contains:
- the LOC104554217 gene encoding solute carrier family 22 member 2 isoform X6, with protein sequence MPTLDDILESVGEFDRFQKQTFFVLCLLSAAFTPVYVGVVFFGFTPEHRCFSPGVAELSQRCGWSLEEQLNHTVPEWGGHEASFSSRCRRYEVDWNVTGVSCTDPLGSLVGNRSSVLLGPCQDGWLYDFPGTSLVTEFNLVCEDSWKLDIFQSAVNAGFFIGSINIGYIADRFGRKFCLLITILANIICGILLVFVPTYLWIVIFRFLQGLVSKGCWTAGYILVTEVVGPKYRRTVGILYQTAFSVGLLVFDAIAYAIPYWRWLQLTVTLPSCFFLLYYWCLPESPRWLISQGKNDKAMKIVRNMAKINRKKTPSHFEDITFEEEDGGKQSPSITDLVKTPQMRKNTLILMYNWFTSSVLYQGLIMHMGVASENMYLDFLYSALVEFPAAAFIIISIDRIGRRYPWAAANLVAGAACLVTALIPDGPAPKMLQTRASAIGCRLSDF
- the LOC104554217 gene encoding solute carrier family 22 member 2 isoform X3, with translation MLDDRSEYIVYVGVVFFGFTPEHRCFSPGVAELSQRCGWSLEEQLNHTVPEWGGHEASFSSRCRRYEVDWNVTGVSCTDPLGSLVGNRSSVLLGPCQDGWLYDFPGTSLVTEFNLVCEDSWKLDIFQSAVNAGFFIGSINIGYIADRFGRKFCLLITILANIICGILLVFVPTYLWIVIFRFLQGLVSKGCWTAGYILVTEVVGPKYRRTVGILYQTAFSVGLLVFDAIAYAIPYWRWLQLTVTLPSCFFLLYYWCLPESPRWLISQGKNDKAMKIVRNMAKINRKKTPSHFEDITFEEEDGGKQSPSITDLVKTPQMRKNTLILMYNWFTSSVLYQGLIMHMGVASENMYLDFLYSALVEFPAAAFIIISIDRIGRRYPWAAANLVAGAACLVTALIPDDIHWLKVVTACIGRMGITMAFEMVCFVNTELYPTYIRNLGVMVCSSLCDVGGMIVPFIVYRLVEVWPDLPLIVFTVLGLIAGGLVLLLPETKGRVLPETVEDVENFHRKSVPKTKTIYLHVQTSEVGRD
- the LOC104554217 gene encoding solute carrier family 22 member 2 isoform X1 translates to MPTLDDILESVGEFDRFQKQTFFVLCLLSAAFTPVYVGVVFFGFTPEHRCFSPGVAELSQRCGWSLEEQLNHTVPEWGGHEASFSSRCRRYEVDWNVTGVSCTDPLGSLVGNRSSVLLGPCQDGWLYDFPGTSLVTEFNLVCEDSWKLDIFQSAVNAGFFIGSINIGYIADRFGRKFCLLITILANIICGILLVFVPTYLWIVIFRFLQGLVSKGCWTAGYILVTEVVGPKYRRTVGILYQTAFSVGLLVFDAIAYAIPYWRWLQLTVTLPSCFFLLYYWCLPESPRWLISQGKNDKAMKIVRNMAKINRKKTPSHFEDITFEEEDGGKQSPSITDLVKTPQMRKNTLILMYNWFTSSVLYQGLIMHMGVASENMYLDFLYSALVEFPAAAFIIISIDRIGRRYPWAAANLVAGAACLVTALIPDDIHWLKVVTACIGRMGITMAFEMVCFVNTELYPTYIRNLGVMVCSSLCDVGGMIVPFIVYRLVEVWPDLPLIVFTVLGLIAGGLVLLLPETKGRVLPETVEDVENFHRKSVPKTKTIYLHVQTSEVGRD
- the LOC104554217 gene encoding solute carrier family 22 member 2 isoform X2, which gives rise to MPTLDDILESVGEFDRFQKQTFFVLCLLSAAFTPVYVGVVFFGFTPEHRCFSPGVAELSQRCGWSLEEQLNHTVPEWGGHEASFSSRCRRYEVDWNVTGVSCTDPLGSLVGNRSSVLLGPCQDGWLYDFPGTSLVTEFNLVCEDSWKLDIFQSAVNAGFFIGSINIGYIADRFGRKFCLLITILANIICGILLVFVPTYLWIVIFRFLQGLVSKGCWTAGYILVTEVVGPKYRRTVGILYQTAFSVGLLVFDAIAYAIPYWRWLQLTVTLPSCFFLLYYWCLPESPRWLISQGKNDKAMKIVRNMAKINRKKTPSHFEDITFEEEDGGKQSPSITDLVKTPQMRKNTLILMYNWFTSSVLYQGLIMHMGVASENMYLDFLYSALVEFPAAAFIIISIDRIGRRYPWAAANLVAGAACLVTALIPDDIHWLKVVTACIGRMGITMAFEMVCFVNTELYPTYIRNLGVMVCSSLCDVGGMIVPFIVYRLVEVWPDLPLIVFTVLGLIAGGLVLLLPETKGRVLPETVEDVENFHSGTEKG
- the LOC104554217 gene encoding solute carrier family 22 member 2 isoform X5, which codes for MPTLDDILESVGEFDRFQKQTFFVLCLLSAAFTPVYVGVVFFGFTPEHRCFSPGVAELSQRCGWSLEEQLNHTVPEWGGHEASFSSRCRRYEVDWNVTGVSCTDPLGSLVGNRSSVLLGPCQDGWLYDFPGTSLVTEFNLVCEDSWKLDIFQSAVNAGFFIGSINIGYIADRFGRKFCLLITILANIICGILLVFVPTYLWIVIFRFLQGLVSKGCWTAGYILVTEVVGPKYRRTVGILYQTAFSVGLLVFDAIAYAIPYWRWLQLTVTLPSCFFLLYYWCLPESPRWLISQGKNDKAMKIVRNMAKINRKKTPSHFEDITFEEEDGGKQSPSITDLVKTPQMRKNTLILMYNWFTSSVLYQGLIMHMGVASENMYLDFLYSALVEFPAAAFIIISIDRIGRRYPWAAANLVAGAACLVTALIPDDIHWLKVVTACIGRMGITMAFEMVCFVNTELYPTYIRNLGVMVCSSLCDVGGMIVPFIVYRLVEVWPDLPLIVFRMFWLWLSSAAQHQGL
- the LOC104554217 gene encoding solute carrier family 22 member 2 isoform X4, coding for MPTLDDILESVGEFDRFQKQTFFVLCLLSAAFTPVYVGVVFFGFTPEHRCFSPGVAELSQRCGWSLEEQLNHTVPEWGGHEASFSSRCRRYEVDWNVTGVSCTDPLGSLVGNRSSVLLGPCQDGWLYDFPGTSLVTEFNLVCEDSWKLDIFQSAVNAGFFIGSINIGYIADRFGRKFCLLITILANIICGILLVFVPTYLWIVIFRFLQGLVSKGCWTAGYILVTEVVGPKYRRTVGILYQTAFSVGLLVFDAIAYAIPYWRWLQLTVTLPSCFFLLYYWCLPESPRWLISQGKNDKAMKIVRNMAKINRKKTPSHFEDITFEEEDGGKQSPSITDLVKTPQMRKNTLILMYNWFTSSVLYQGLIMHMGVASENMYLDFLYSALVEFPAAAFIIISIDRIGRRYPWAAANLVAGAACLVTALIPDDIHWLKVVTACIGRMGITMAFEMVCFVNTELYPTYIRNLGVMVCSSLCDVGGMIVPFIVYRLVEVWPDLPLIVFMLHSIKAFDASHPALPVSGLA